The Pocillopora verrucosa isolate sample1 chromosome 9, ASM3666991v2, whole genome shotgun sequence genome includes the window TTTCGTCACACCTTAGATAACCTTTATTTCACCAGCAGCCATTTTACACTCAATGGAGTAGCGTGTTTATATAACCCTTGTAAATATTGGCCGTTACATGACTATATATTTACCAGTTATTATAACTAAACTGTTATTTCTCATTATTATCCTGTAAAGAATCTCTGTAAGTTACTTTAAACTCTCTCCCCAGACCACTCACTTTAGCGGCTTTAACTTCATTTCACTGAACTTCAGAGAAGTTTCTTTCCTCAGCTTCTTCTTCCGCCAAACGATACCAAAGTGATGGGGGGCTCTATCTTCTCGGTTTATGTACTCCCCATTCAGATTGCAGTGAAGGCAACTTTTGTACCACCATCCTCCCTTAAAGCGCTCGGCACAGTTGCTCTTAGACTTATCATTGTCCTTGTCTTTGGTGGAGAAGTACATGGACCTGTGCGGACGGAGAGCATCACCAGCAGAGCCTTTCCCCTTGCTTAATGTTATTTGGTACAGGGAGGCTTCGTCACTAACATTAAATTTCTGATACGTGGTAGTAAACGTTTTGTGGGGGTGATCCCAGGCCTCCAGCTCCACTCGTAAAGCAACCGTACGATTGACTGTCAATCGATGGAGGTTTTCATTTCCAAGCCAGAAACTTGTCCTCCTTCCCAGCCTACCAAAACCGTTTCTGTACTCGGTCCAATTCCGAGAGAAGTCCTCCTTGTTGTTGATCCTTCTCTGGAAAACTGTCCAACCACCTCCATCTGTTTTCATGTCGCAAAACACCTTGATCGCGCCTTTCCCATCGGGGTCGATGCGGTACAAGCCATTTCGGGATTCGGTAACTTCGGAGCAGTCTGTTGGGATAAGTCAGTGTTTTTCAATAAAGTATTACTTCATTTGTTAAGGTATCAAACGTCCTTGTTTGTCTATGGACAAGAGATTTGACATTGTGGAAGCACAGTGcgactttcttcaaatttattgGGATCTTGAGCAGTCAGCaaggcaacgccaaggaagacgtTGATTAGAAAaaggaatttcctttttcagttagAAAGATtccaaattaaaatcaaaataatttgacgTCGCGCTTTCcgttcgcagacgacgcaaattgtaGTGGTTTCACATTGTTAtgtaagaaatgtacaaagttttaaaacgcacgtactgagctattgttctgcccattagatcttttgttttgccacgtttTCCTTGCCGTCGCCGTCATGGTTTACTGAAGGTCCCTATCGTAATCTACCACATCtaagagacttttttttttttaattaaacagcTTTAGCAATTTTTACTGATATTGAACTTTGGCTCGCGCGTTTTCACATTTTATAGTTTTAGGTGAATATAAAATTATCGACTGAAAAAATCTAACGAGGCAAAAAACCAAATCGTAGCTTACGTTAGTAGATGCCTCAAAACTGCTCAATACAGCCGTCACACTGAGGATTACTAAGGGCGTTGTTGGGAGGAGGGGGGATATTCATCTGGTAAACTTGTCCctcttcccccttcccccccccccccccattcacACTTAAAGTAACTCACACTCTGTTACGTACCCAGGCTATGACATACTGTGAACCCTTCCCCCTCCCTGGCCATTTGACGTGCAGACcatttttcatgaaacaatAGTTGGGAAAATATGTCCCAGAATTCATAGCGCAATTAAAAGTTGGCCTACCTTTTGGTAAACCTTCGGCAGGTTTAGTAAATGCGAGGGATGACATCATGATTATCAACCACAAGCTTGTTACATCCATTTCAGTTTCTGTGAACCATAACAAATAATGTAATTTATAACGTTTGAGTGACGTGGGAACGAAttggtcagaaattaatattctgatggcaCATTGAAGACGTTCGCGTGGTATGATGGGAGTTTAGAATTATTTCAACGTTTCGCGGAAAAATCAAGTCATTCTAGGTCGATCAGTCTTATGCTTGACTACTTCCTTTTTATATTTGTTGAGATTTTGGTTTTCCAACTCCCTGTAAAATATCATCTATAATCactgatttttctttgtgattagtAGTCCAGTCAGgttagtttaccctttcctcggggtattgtgctgctgcattagatgaggaatacgtttccacGCATTTTTTGACCatatttaaaaggtgttttttttttaagtgctttTTCGTACCTGGCGTAGCACAGATTATTTTTGTAAAACCCCAAATTTCAGTGTGCACATGTTAAGATTGTATCAGGATGCGAATActagaagactgactgactcatcctaaaaaaaaattttcacattgAGCGTGGTCGGAATGAACAATATATCAGAAGACTATGACAAGCGGTCGAAGATTAATTCTTAGTATTATGGTGTAACCCTGATATAGCTAAAAGTTGGGTAGGTACGAGTTTCTCTACCCTTACATAAGGAACGAACAGGAATAAAGAACCCTTCAGCTACCTGAAGAACATCCTCGTATATTGAACGCTCTTgattaaacaatttttcccTTCCCAGCCAGTCCAGGGGAAATTTTCGGAACAAAGCGTGTCAAACTAGCTACTTAATCATGCAAAATCCTAAATATTGAGTTCGCGAGAAAGCTCACGTCAAATTGTCCGATTAAAGcgaaattaaaataactgagatcgCAGAGCAAATTGTTTAAAACAGTAAACCTCTTTGCGACTGGATTAGGCATTTCGCAATAGTTGGTAGAATAACCAACAATAAAGCTGACGTAGGAGTGGAAGAAAttcaataaagaaataaaaataccgTGTCTATTTCGTTGGAATGATTGTATTTCAACAAATACCTGATTTGACTTCacgaaaacttgaagtttttcttGTTGAAGTGAAAGCTGTTTTCCATCCGGCGAAAAATTTTATCGCTAAGAGTTCCTTTTAAGCTCGAACCAGCCTGAGAATTTATTTCGATTTGCGATTCACAGTGGTTCTCTTTTAAAAAGGCTTGACTGGTTTTCGAGAGAGCTGGTCTCCCGCCGAGCTTTTGATAGAAAACTCAATTTTTGCATCGGCGTGGAATGTAAACGAAGAAGAGTGGTGTTACCACAGTTCAGCCTTTCAATTTAATTGATCATTAACAgttcaaatttgaaagaaatttgatggAAAATTGCGACGCAAACTTGAATGGTCATTGAAAAGATTCAAGAAGTGAAATTAATCTTCAGATCAACGCAGGTTTATACATAGAAATATGGAATGTAAAGTTAAAGCTTGGTAATCGGGCAGAGAAAGACTAATGTAATTTATTATTAGTTGAAACATATTAACAACGTCTCTCTTTACTTTTAGTGGGTATTAGcgttttccaaaaaaaaatgctgGACGGTTTTGATGAGTTTTGAAAATGGCTGTATTTCTACACGCATGGTAGGAAGTTTCCTATGGGAAAGCTCTTGATAAGACGCAGAAACGTTTAAATTAAATACGGAACTACGTAGTACGATTATTCGCTGTTCAggtaaaaaatcaaaacagcgCTTTCAAAGCTATAAAATATGACAGCAGTACCTTTTTACGATTAATTCTGATTGAGCTTTCCAGATAGTCTATTTGCTGTACCTTGGGCGAAAGAAGAAGATTGTTTGTTTAAACTCGACGCTAGAACAAGAATGTTGTCTTCTTTCATTCGAGGTTGACTATGAACTATAATGACTCAGATACTTTAAAAATTCCAACCGTCTTTTTGATAGACTGTCGGTGGCAGTCAACATTAAATGAGCATTTAACAGAATTGCACGAAGTACAACATCAAGCAAGAAAATCTGGTTGCTGCTGAAAATTTAACGCATCCAATGGCAACCCGTTTAGCTATGCATGCATGAAAGATCCCCGCTGAAATTGATCCAAACAAATGGAAACTCAGGCCGCTTAAGAATCTAATTGATTTATTAGTTCTAATACTTGTTAAGGTTGTTCCAACCTGAGTAATAAGTTCTGCTTCAGTTATAGTCAAACTTACTTTTCTCTCTTGCGAAACAACTTTTCTTTGCTTCCAATTATAGCTTCACCTCTCTTCGAAAATGAGTGAAGAAAGTCACTGAACATAGACACGGGGATTTAAAATCAATTAGATTCTTAAGCGGCCTGAGTTTCCATTTGTTTGGATCAATTTCAGCGGGGATCTTTCATGCATGCATAGCTAAACGGGTTGCCATTGGATGCGTTAAATTTTCAGCAGCAACCAGATTTTCTTGCTTGATGTTGTACTTCGTGCAATTCTGTTAAATGCTCATTCAATGTTGACTGCGACCGACAGTCTATCAAAAAGACGGTTGGAATTTTTAAAGTATCTGAGTCATTATACTCAAAAAAATATCTATCGAAGTGATTCTGGGTGAAAAGTAAAGAACGAAAGTTAATAAAATACGGTATTTTTTCCCCTAAAAgattcttgtttgtttgtttggcaCATAAAAATAACAGAGCAGAAACGCTTTTGGAAAAAGCGTCCTGTATTTCGACCGGCATACCATCAAGCACTTTTCCTCGATTCCCGAATTTTTCGATTCTACGTGTCAACTGACAATTATCTTCCTAACTGCTAATGGCCcaattttaaattgcttttcACACATCCTAAATGAACACTCATATTTTGATTGGTGCCGCTTTAAAATTTACGAGCTCTAATAAAATACTGAGAAATGTATTCAGTTATGGAACCATTGAGTTGAAAAAACCGTGCGCGAAAagaacatattttttgtttatattttttgtatCGGGGGTGTTAGGTCAGACTAAAAATTCCTTTTGTCAGCGATtctaaagtttctttattcacatagttacttgctATATTCATCTGcgcatccatcacacgtcaagaactccatacctatttcacagtttctcagacttcgtcgtttatgtagtgacgactctgatttttccgaaaaaacagGAGCAATGTGCTAGTTTTTCGaaaaacgtggctatcctgtttctgtcgttcaagtgGGTCACCACCAcacccaacaaattgatcgacagtcagcactagtacaaacggctgagaaggaaaatgctgatcgcattccattcactctcacatttttaaccctcacaaccacgcagttaaatcttTCATTCTCAAAAGCTTTAAATCACTTCAAAACGATTGAGAGATTGGTACTATTTTTTCGCAACCTTCatcaatttcattcaaacgtgacaaaaacgtaggcaactttttggtcagaagttcatttcaaaccaatgaccaatctggaactttcaaatgcgctcgcttacgatgcaaaacttgtcctttcattcataacgtagagaaaatgtcgagacccaaaagatccattacGATCACCTAGGGATCACTTCATGTGCACCTCCGACAATGTCAACTACTTGCGtttattgcaaaaatttttacattGGTTAAACACGATCAGGTGACCGATTCTGAGAACACCTTCGagacgtagaaagaaatgagaaggacgcatccaaaccagtcgttagacactttaatctccctaataaTTCTATGCAGCATAgagcagtttgcggcctttccttacatctaggcagttcggaaagccgcaaaactctaaaacaaaagttatcctttcaaatcggcactctttATGTCCACGGTAttaacgagcgcttttcattcaactaatctATTCTTGTTTTTTCGTCACCGTATTACCAcgtagcgtagctccatttccGCATATAACTCCACACACAACCGACAATTTCTCCAATCGCTCTGaggagggctaacgctcggaacgtTAGCCTTCAAACTCtctaaggtggccaatttacgttatcaactcagttgataaagactaaattacccagttatactctcccaccgacgcagaacAACAGTTTCcctaagaaacttaccccctttatctaGTTTCTCCCGGCCTAATTGGAATTTCTATAATTGAAGTTCACCTTCGAGGGTCCTttcttaatttgaatttgacTACGCTGATATTAAATTGCTTTGTGATGATCAGAGGCTTAGCAACTTGAATTCACGTCTAAAAATTAGaacttttcaagtttttttacGCAATTTACGTTTCACGgtaaactgaaaacaaatttcacgAATCAATTGTCTTCTATCTTCTCCTTTATTTGTCTCAAAGGTGACTCGTTTTTCTTGAAACCTCAATATCATTAGGTCTGTAAGGAATTAGATTTCACTCTTTGCTTTCACGCACGAATTTGATAAAAATCCACGTGTCACGTAAAATTTATgctttgcattttaattttggCGTTAATCACGCGTTATGTATAAACCCAAAGCtgcgatcgctctgacgaagggctaacactcgaaacgtcagctttttcactctttacggtggccaatttacgttttcaactcagttgttaacactaaattacctgctatactctcccaccgacgcagcaccacagtttctttagaaacttgccccctttaaACTGTTATTGGCTGCCAAATACGCAACAGAAGATGAAGCTGGTTCACTTGCATCATTCGAACCACTTATTTATGCATTATTCCAATGTCATTGTAGACATTTCAGTTAATTCACGACAAACAATATTGTTTATAAATCACGTTTAATTCAAATGTTCGTTCAAGCTGCACGTTTCGTAAACTTTGCCCCGTTTACTCGGGATACAATTCTGACGAACTAGactcaatcaaactgttttaaTCCATTCTCGTATTCACCCATTTACAACGGGTGTGTAAAGAGCATAACTTGcaagaaatcactctcttatactATATTCTCTACATTATGATTGGTTGTTGCTAAGCACTGATTTAAAAGATCATTCAAGGTTGCGTCGATCATGCAAACCGATCAAAGTCCCAAAATCACGAAAGGCGGTGCTTCTAGCTCTTGACATAATGTTCACACTCACCATCTAACATGTGTCACGCACGAGTCTCAAAGTCTCCGATACACGGATCGACAATAACTGAAAACCAAAATCACGTTTCACGAGAGAAAAATTACAGTAAACTATCCCATTGAGTGGACTAGGCCGAGCCCCAACAAGACGTGTGTCGAGTAGGTTTGCACCTTTGGTTTTCTGGGATACAAGTAGATACAGCAAAATATCGagagtttcaaataaaactgCCACAACCAGAAAATCGGCTAGAGATGCAGAAAAACCCAAAGCATAGGGCTAGACTGACTCTTACCAGACCCCTGCTCCGTCAAGCCTTCCCCCAGTCACGTACAATTCGTGTTGCATACAAGACATGCTAATGAACTGTGGCGCTAATAGTATAGAGATTCTCTGAACATCGCAATCGGCCAGGATGCCACcgaaaaagaataaagaatcAGAGGTAAGGTTTTCTATACTTGGAAACCAACACATCGATAGCTAGATCTAGCAGCTGATTAGCAAAATCAAGCTTTAAATGTGACAAATACTGCAAAACTCGGTATGGAATTTCCATGCACATGTGCGCTACACTGTACTTATCAGTGTTTCATATGCCACGCAAcaaaaaatttggtttgaatgtataacttttctttgattttaaaaaaagaatcagaaagtatttttgatttcctttttaatgtttggaataggaaaaaaattgtaagtcTGATTACTCATCAAACCGCGTGATTTTTTTAATCGCGATTTCAAGTTGCTTGACTACCATGTTCCAACTgaggtattttgattttttaacgCTCTATTTTTCGTTAAACTTTACGATGGTTTTGCTAtgaatcaaaacaaataaaaaaacttcttcTTTTATGATGAAATCATTTGGAAATCCATAGAGaaaagaatgaaggaaattaatttaatcAGCGACAATTATCAGATATGTTCTGGatataatgaattaaaattatgataatttatttagaTATCAATGTAGCCACGGCTATTTGTTCCAGCGAGTGACTgacttttaatttctccttaaagtttcacccttgaatcaaatgtaaaagtcaagaataaaggaaatgatcaccaatttaagaagctcctgactgtcaaacaaattctccttttcagaaaaGACCTTGTAGACCTCCCTTTTCTTCCCACAAATAATTTCACTATCAGATGACTTCTCAGAAACTTCTAAAGTATCCTTAGAACCCATCATGATTGTTTTAATGTTGGCTAAATCCTTGTAATATTTATCCACATTGCAAATGGTAATTTAGTCTTGAT containing:
- the LOC131791457 gene encoding ficolin-2-like isoform X1, whose translation is MKEDNILVLASSLNKQSSSFAQETEMDVTSLWLIIMMSSLAFTKPAEGLPKDCSEVTESRNGLYRIDPDGKGAIKVFCDMKTDGGGWTVFQRRINNKEDFSRNWTEYRNGFGRLGRRTSFWLGNENLHRLTVNRTVALRVELEAWDHPHKTFTTTYQKFNVSDEASLYQITLSKGKGSAGDALRPHRSMYFSTKDKDNDKSKSNCAERFKGGWWYKSCLHCNLNGEYINREDRAPHHFGIVWRKKKLRKETSLKFSEMKLKPLK
- the LOC131791457 gene encoding ficolin-2-like isoform X2 — encoded protein: MDVTSLWLIIMMSSLAFTKPAEGLPKDCSEVTESRNGLYRIDPDGKGAIKVFCDMKTDGGGWTVFQRRINNKEDFSRNWTEYRNGFGRLGRRTSFWLGNENLHRLTVNRTVALRVELEAWDHPHKTFTTTYQKFNVSDEASLYQITLSKGKGSAGDALRPHRSMYFSTKDKDNDKSKSNCAERFKGGWWYKSCLHCNLNGEYINREDRAPHHFGIVWRKKKLRKETSLKFSEMKLKPLK